Proteins from a genomic interval of Trichoderma breve strain T069 chromosome 2, whole genome shotgun sequence:
- a CDS encoding histone deacetylase domain-containing protein, with amino-acid sequence MAGLGSVALNGSSPKKVAYFYDSDIGNYAYVTGHPMKPHRIRLAHSLIMQYGLYQKMEIYRAKPATRGEMTQFHTDDYIDFLQKVTPDNMDSYMREQGKYNVGDDCPVFDGLFEFCGISAGGSMEGAARLNRQKCDIAINWAGGLHHAKKCEASGFCYVNDIVLGILELLRFMKRVLYIDIDVHHGDGVEEAFYTTDRVMTVSFHKYGEYFPGTGELRDIGIGQGKNYAVNFPLRDGITDESYKSIFEPVIENVMKYFQPEAVVLQCGGDSLSGDRLGAFNLSMDGHANCVNFVKSFNLPTLVLGGGGYTMRNVARTWAFETGVLVGQEMDRALPYNEYYEYYAPDFELNVRASNMENSNSREYLEKITAAVIDNLRQTGPAPSVQMQDVPRKFGGMTDEEEAELDDLDEDENKDVRMTEHRWDKRVQHENEFEPSDDEDLAAANGVTPRNGNNKRSYTDFRKGENEDNSARASPAVAADASTNGGAAEGPAAEDSQDINDDTIEDFAAGEQEKASVDKKAKSKEPEKEKETEKEDEEEKETEKEKEEAKVDEDGDVGMADSEPKEEMTIKKEDVEPEPAPERVPSKSPMVEEKTTEESETTAAPAPPTEPAEPADNAEPAKEAAVQEEEKPSEAEPEKKSPEPSSDAKEKEAEAPDAMEVDQEKDEEEPKKASTPPA; translated from the exons ATGGCGGGACTCGGCTCGGTGGCCCTCAACGGGTCATCACCGAAGAAAGTCGCCTACTTTTACGATTCTGATATTGGAAACTATGCCTATGTCACCGGCCACCCCATGAAGCCTCATCGTATTCGATTAGCCCACAGTCTGATTATGCAGTACGGCCTGTaccagaagatggagatttAC CGCGCCAAACCGGCCACCCGCGGCGAAATGACCCAGTTCCATACCGACGATTACATCGACTTCCTCCAAAAAGTCACCCCTGACAACATGGATAGCTATATGAGAGAGCAGGGCAAATACAATGTCGGAGATGATTGCCCCGTGTTTGACGGCCTTTTCGAATTTTGCGGCATCAGTGCTGGCGGCAGTATGGAGGGCGCAGCGCGTCTCAACCGGCAAAAATGCGACATTGCCATCAACTGGGCCGGCGGCCTGCATCACGCCAAGAAGTGCGAAGCCAGTGGTTTCTGCTACGTCAATG ACATTGTTCTCGGAATCCTCGAACTTCTTCGATTTATGAAGCGCGTGCTCTACATTGACATTGATGTTCACCACGGTGATGGCGTCGAAGAGGCTTTCTACACTACCGACCGTGTCATGACCGTGTCATTTCACAAATATGGCGAATATTTCCCGGGTACCGGCGAGCTGCGCGACATTGGAATCGGCCAGGGCAAGAACTACGCCGTCAATTTCCCTCTCCGCGACGGCATCACCGATGAATCGTACAAGTCCATTTTCGAGCCCGTCATTGAGAATGTCATGAAGTACTTCCAGCCAGAGGCTGTTGTCCTGCAATGTGGCGGTGACAGTCTTTCCGGCGATCGTTTGGGCGCCTTCAACCTGAGCATGGACGGACACGCTAACTGCGTCAACTTCGTCAAGAGCTTCAACCTGCCCACATTGGTCCTCGGCGGTGGTGGCTACACCATGCGCAATGTGGCTCGAACCTGGGCATTTGAGACCGGTGTCCTGGTTGGCCAAGAGATGGACCGGGCCCTACCATACAATGAGTATTACGAA TATTATGCTCCCGATTTTGAACTTAATGTTCGAGCATCCAACATGGAAAACTCCAACAGCAGGGAGTACCTGGAGAAGATTACCGCTGCCGTCATTGATAATCTCCGCCAGACCGGCCCGGCCCCATCAGTCCAGATGCAAGATGTCCCCCGTAAGTTTGGTGGCATgactgatgaagaggaagccgaGCTGGACGACCTTGATGAGGACGAGAACAAAGACGTCCGAATGACTGAGCATCGCTGGGACAAGCGTGTCCAACACGAGAACGAATTCGAGCCCAGTGACGATGAAGACCTGGCTGCCGCAAATGGAGTGACTCCTCGGAATGGCAACAACAAGAGAAGCTATACAGATTTCCGCAAGGGAGAAAATGAGGACAACAGCGCGCGCGCTTCCCCTgccgttgctgctgatgcttcCACAAATGGCGGTGCCGCCGAAGGCCCAGCTGCAGAGGATTCTCAGGATATCAACGACGACACCATCGAAGACTTTGCTGCAGGCGAGCAGGAGAAGGCGTCTGTTGATAAGAAGGCAAAGTCTAAGGAACccgaaaaggaaaaggagaccgaaaaggaagatgaagaagaaaaggaaaccgagaaagaaaaggaagaggccaaggtggatgaggatggagatgttggcaTGGCTGACTCGGAGCCTAAAGAAGAGATGAccatcaagaaggaggatgtTGAGCCTGAACCGGCGCCGGAGCGAGTCCCCAGCAAGAGCCCCatggtggaggagaagacgacaGAGGAATCCGAAACGAccgctgctcctgctcctcctaCCGAGCCTGCTGAACCTGCTGACAATGCCGAGCCTGCTAAAGAAGCAGCTGTtcaggaagaggaaaagcCTTCTGAGGCCGAACCAGAGAAGAAATCCCCCGAGCCATCTTCCGAtgccaaggagaaggaggcagAGGCCCCCGACGCCATGGAAGTTGACCAagaaaaggatgaagaagagccaaaGAAGGCCAGCACACCTCCCGCCTAG
- a CDS encoding JAB1/Mov34/MPN/PAD-1 ubiquitin protease domain-containing protein → MERFRNLLGGGGMGLGGVTPGTDNTSLIDNSETVYISSLALLKMLRHGRAGVPMEVMGLMLGEFVDDFTVKVMDVFAMPQSGTGVSVEAVDPVFQTKMMDMLRQTGRPESVVGWYHSHPGFGCWLSSVDINTQQSFEQLNPRAVAVVVDPIQSVKGKVVIDAFRLINPQLLMMGQEPRQSTSNLGHLNKPSIQALIHGLNRHYYSIAINYRKTALEENMLMNLHKHVWTEALEMDDFRTEGQKNKERLQRLVSLADGYEKRVKEETELTKEQLKTRYVGKLDPKKHLEDVGQELIEDNIVSVSRQMIDKEATMPKKNGALGVAAQSNGDQMETEEEL, encoded by the exons ATGGAGCGCTTCAGGAACTTGTTGGGCGGAGGTGGCATGGGCTTGGGAGGAGTTACGCCTGGCACA GACAACACCAGCCTAATCGATAACTCGGAAACCGTCTACATCTCATCCTTGGCCCTGCTGAAAATGCTCCGGCACGGCCGCGCCGGTGTGCCGATGGAAGTCATGGGCCTGATGCTGGGCGAGTTCGTCGACGATTTCACAGTCAAGGTCATGGATGTGTTTGCCATGCCACAGAGCGGAACAGGCGTTAGTGTCGAAGCTGTCGATCCTGTGTTCCAGACCAAGATGATGGATATGTTGAGGCAAACTGGAAG ACCGGAATCAGTCGTTGGGTGGTACCATTCTCACCCTGGCTTTGGTTGCTGGCTGTCGTCGGTTGATATCAACACCCAGCAATCGTTTGAGCAGCTGAACCCGCGTGCGGTGGCCGTAGTCGTCGACCCCATTCAATccgtcaagggcaaggttgTGATTGATGCTTTCCGACTCATCAACCCTCAGCTTCTGATGATGGGCCAAGAACCCCGTCAGAGCACGAGCAACCTCGGCCACCTCAACAAGCCGTCCATCCAGGCGCTGATCCACGGACTTAACCGACACTACTACTCGATTGCGATCAACTACCGCAAGACAGCGCTGGAAGAGAACATGCTGATGAACCTCCACAAGCACGTGTGGACAGAAGCTCTGGAGATGGACGACTTCCGGACGGAGGgacagaagaacaaggagcgGCTGCAGAGGCTGGTCAGCCTGGCAGATGGCTACGAGAAGAGAGTCAAGGAGGAGACGGAGCTGACTAaggagcagctcaagacCCGCTACGTTGGCAAGCTGGACCCCAAGAAGCACTTGGAGGACGTTGGCCAGGAGCTGATCGAAGACAACATTGTGTCGGTGTCAAGGCAGATGATTGACAAGGAGGCGACAATGCCCAAGAAGAATGGAGCTCTGGGGGTGGCTGCCCAATCCAACGGCGATCAGATGGAGACGGAGGAAGAGTTATAG
- a CDS encoding protein kinase domain-containing protein — protein sequence MSTIQQLKNFIRHGKQARTTFPEETRKNEAPQSIPQPPAEKSVPTGPVYGNPAGNQEPLGAYSEAPGDQQNRAAQAGYAAAHHAEPAQVNGTKGIRVDEANLAQIIAEENASKSKFPKYPDLDRWELLEKMGDGAFSNVYRARDLHGEHGEVAIKVVRKYEMNRMQRSNILKEVQIMRQLDHPNIVKLIEFSESKQYYYIVLELAPGGELFHQIVRLTYFSEELSRHVIVRVARALEYLHEEKGVVHRDIKPENILFNPIPFIPSKHPKPKQPGDEDKVDEGEFIQGLGAGGIGEIKIADFGLSKIVWEAQTMTPCGTVGYTAPEIVKDERYSKSVDMWALGCVLYTLLCGFPPFYDESIEVLTEKVAKGQYTFLSPWWDDISSSAKDLISHLLTVDPDKRYTIREFLAHPWIQEVGPTPRDEKAPGMVPLKQFNAAHFEESGKRYDFRSPAAVNLREVFDVSYAVHRQEEEAKRRAQVGARAGGAGRPLGGLNEEEEEEEEDSDDVDNMDVDKDDANTKTQALEQRMQRANIQDHDTTHTRGRERERAGEKGYGQHSAAVAAAARQQVRERQRQKGAFELNLDNATLLGKRGKKVPVMGA from the exons ATGTCTACGATTCAACAGCTCAAGAACTTCATTCGCCATG GCAAACAAGCACGCACTACTTTCCCCGAAGAAACGCGCAAGAATGAGGCCCCTCAATCTATACCACAGCCGCCCGCAGAGAAATCCGTTCCAACAGGTCCTGTGTATGGCAATCCTGCCGGAAACCAGGAGCCCCTGGGAGCATACTCGGAAGCACCTGGCGATCAGCAGAACCGCGCAGCACAGGCTGGTTATGCCGCAGCTCATCACGCCGAGCCTGCCCAAGTCAATGGCACCAAGGGCATAAGAGTTGATGAGGCAAACCTGGCCCAAATCATTGCTGAGGAGAATGCGAGCAAGAGCAAATTCCCCAAGTATCCTGATTTGGATCGCTGGGAGCTTCTCGAAAAGATGGGCGATGGTGCCTTTAGCAACGTCTACCGTGCACGCGATTTGCATGGAGAACATGGCGAGGTGGCCATCAAAGTCGTGCGCAAGTACGAGATGAACCGCATGCAA CGTTCCAATATCCTCAAAGAGGTTCAGATCATGCGCCAGCTCGATCACCCCAACATCGTCAAGCTCATCGAATTTTCCGAGTCCAAGCAATACTACTACATCGTCCTGGAGCTGGCCCCCGGTGGCGAGCTGTTCCACCAAATCGTACGACTGACCTACTTCAGCGAAGAGCTGTCTCGCCATGTCATCGTCCGCGTCGCCAGAGCGCTCGAGTACCTGCACGAGGAGAAGGGCGTTGTCCATCG TGACATCAAGCCCGAGAATATCCTATTCAACCCGATCCCATTCATTCCATCCAAGCACCCGAAACCCAAGCAGCCCGGAGATGAGGACAAGGTCGACGAGGGCGAGTTCATCCAGGGTCTGGGAGCCGGAGGCATTGGCGAGATCAAGATTGCCGACTTCGGTCTCTCCAAGATTGTTTGGGAAGCACAGACCATGACTCCCTGTGGTACTGTTGGCTATACTGCTCCCGAGATTGTCAAGGATGAGAGATACTCAAAGTCGGTTGACATGTGGGCGCTGGGCTGCGTTCTCTACACTCTGCTCTGCGGATTCCCACCCTTCTACGATGAGAGCATAGAAGTGCTCACCGAAAAGGTTGCCAAGGGCCAGTACACCTTCCTGTCGCCCTGGTGGGACGACATCTCCTCGTCTGCCAAGGACCTGATCAGCCATCTTTTGACGGTAGACCCCGACAAGCGTTACACCATCAGGGAGTTCCTTGCCCACCCATGGATCCAGGAGGTGGGACCGACTCCCCGAGACGAAAAGGCTCCAGGAATGGTGCCGCTCAAGCAGTTCAACGCTGCTCACTTCGAAGAGTCCGGCAAGCGATATGACTTCCGATCTCCCGCAGCTGTCAACCTTCGCGAGGTGTTTGATGTCAGTTATGCCGTCCAccgccaggaggaggaggccaagagAAGAGCGCAGGTCGGCGCGCGAGCTGGAGGTGCTGGACGTCCACTTGGAGGCCttaatgaagaagaagaggaagaggaagaggatagCGACGATGTCGATAACATGGACGTCGACAAGGATGATGCCAACACCAAGACTCAGGCCTTAGAGCAGAGAATGCAAAGAGCCAACATTCAGGATCATGACACCACCCATACCCGTGGCCGCGAGCGGGAACGAGCCGGCGAGAAGGGCTATGGACAACATTCAGCCGCCGTGGCCGCTGCTGCGCGACAACAAGTGCGGGAGAGACAGCGCCAAAAGGGCGCGTTTGAGCTCAACTTAGACAACGCTACGCTGCTGGGCAAGCGAGGCAAGAAGGTTCCCGTCATGGGAGCATAG
- a CDS encoding major facilitator superfamily domain-containing protein — translation MDAKLEEATASQQIDVDVAVLKDELPPTQQGPITEAEKKLLWKQDTRIIPISAGIYFLCFLDRSNIGNAKVLNVSTNDDLQHTANMSNKQFNVALMVFLVAYAVFEVPSNILLKKLRPSRWLAFLMFCWGAITMCMGATNSFASVTAVRFLLGVFEAGLFPGLVYYLTFWYKHDERSVRVAFILASATLAGAFGGAIAYGIGHMNQAQGLAGWRWLFIIEGIPSCLSAFLVFFFLPDYPESATWLSEPEKDLAVQRLFYEGSKGHHPSMTWQDAKATLTDWRLYAHYLIYFAVSPPFASLSLFSPSITSGLGYVDLKAQLMTVPPWAVAYVCQVLVAISADHFNARGLHAAGAAMVGAIGFIISAALPATSYKSRYGGLILATAGSFASIPPMLGWLTSNVVSTASTGLAIAINVSIGGGLGQIPGVWIYKADEAKRGYPTGHWTNAGFLLLVVIVCLALRVFYGRKNKALIAHGEREGVSVRLYKL, via the exons ATGGATGCAAAGCTAGAAGAAGCGACAGCTTCGCAGCAAATAGACGTTGATGTCGCCGTCCTCAAAGAT GAACTCCCACCAACCCAGCAGGGCCCCATCACagaggcagaaaagaaacttCTCTGGAAACAAGACACTCGCATCATCCCCATCTCCGCCGGCATCTACTTCCTCTGCTTCCTCGACCGCTCCAACATCGGCAACGCAAAGGTCCTCAATGTGTCGACCAACGACGACCTGCAACACACCGCCAACATGAGCAACAAGCAGTTCAACGTCGCTCTCATGGTCTTTCTCGTCGCGTATGCCGTCTTTGAGGTCCCCAGTAACATCTTGCTCAAGAAGCTGCGTCCGAGCCGATGGCTGGCGTTTCTGATGTTTTGCTGGGGCGCCATTACCATGTGTATGGGTGCTACGAATAGCTTTGCGAGTGTGACGGCTGTGAGATTCTTGCTCGGAGTGTTTGAGGCGGGTTTGTTTCCGGGACTGGTGTATTACTTGACGTTTTGGTATAAGCACGATGAGCGGAGTGTGCG AGTTGCTTTTATTCTCGCCTCCGCGACACTCGCTGGAGCT TTTGGTGGAGCCATCGCCTATGGCATCGGACACATGAACCAAGCACAAGGCCTCGccggctggcgctggctcttcatcatcgaggGCATTCCTTCTTGTTTATCCGcgtttctcgtcttcttcttcttgcccgaCTACCCAGAAAGTGCCACCTGGCTGTCCGAGCCGGAAAAGGATCTCGCTGTTCAGCGTCTCTTTTACGAGGGCAGCAAAGGCCATCATCCTAGCATGACTTGGCAGGATGCTAAAGCCACGCTCACTGACTGGCGTCTGTATGCTCATTATCTCATTTATTTTGCTGTCAGCCCGCCGTTTGCCAGCCTAAGTCTCTTTTCGCCGTCCATCACAAGTGGTCTTGGATATGTCGACCTGAAGGCGCAGCTCATGACTGTGCCTCCTTGGGCTGTTGCCTACG TTTGTCAAGTACTCGTCGCAATCTCAGCAGACCACTTCAACGCCCGTGGACTACACGCCGCGGGTGCTGCCATGGTTGGCGCCATCGGATTCATAATCTCTGCCGCTCTACCAGCAACCTCGTACAAGTCTCGCTACGGAGGCCTCATCCTCGCTACCGCAGGCTCATTTGCCAGCATCCCACCCATGCTGGGCTGGCTGACCTCGAATGTCGTCAGCACCGCCTCCACGGGGCTGGCAATTGCCATTAACGTGAGCATTGGTGGAGGGCTTGGGCAGATCCCGGGTGTGTGGATTTACAAGGCGGATGAGGCAAAAAGGGGCTATCCTACGGGCCACTGGACAAATGCAGGCTTTCTGCTGCTCGTTGTGATTGTGTGTCTTGCGCTGAGAGTGTTTTATGGGCGTAAGAATAAGGCTTTGATCGCtcatggagagagagaaggcgTGTCTGTTAGACTCTATAAGCTCTGA
- a CDS encoding cupin domain-containing protein encodes MKLSAAQLLLAGASFTAALPHLDSPRQRLLNGMDLPSKYGENSKPYTPGHRDAEDNYVDAVGKKLDPKPWRNGFGASVLGPYNRDRSRQSPDMIRPPSTDHGNIANMRWSFTDSHVRIEEGGWTRQTTIRELPTSVELAGVNMRLDKGVIRELHWHKEAEWAYVLDGEVRVTALDYEGGNFIDDLKKGDLWYFPSGVPHSLQGLGENGTEFLIIFDDGNFSEESTFILSDWLAHTPKSVIAENFHLAPELFDHLPAGEKYIFQGSVPGSIEDEAPKGKNVKKSNYQFTHKMLDQEPKKTSGGEVRITDSKNFPISKTVAAAHAVIEPGAIREMHWHPNADEWSFFISGRARVTIFASEGTARTFDYVAGDVGIVPRNMGHFVQNIGDEPVEMLEIFRADEFRDFSLFQWMGETPQRLVLDHLFADDKEAGEKFWEQVKDAKKDEITK; translated from the exons ATGAAGCTCTCCGCAGCCCAATTGCTCCTTGCCGGAGCCAGCTTCACAGCTGCTCTGCCTCATCTCGACAGCCCGCGCCAGCGACTGCTCAATGGCATGGATCTGCCCTCCAAGTACGGTGAAAACAGCAAGCCCTACACTCCCGGCCACCGCGATGCCGAGGACAACTACGTCGATGCCGTTGGCAAGAAGCTGGACCCCAAGCCATGGCGAAACGGATTCGGAGCCTCGGTTCTGGGACCTTACAACCGCGACCGATCGCGTCAGAGCCCCGACATGATCCGCCCACCCAGCACTGATCACGGCAACATTGCCAACATGCGATGGAGTTTTACTGATTCTCACGTGCGAATTGAG GAAGGAGGCTGGACCCGACAGACGACTATCCGTGAGCTCCCCACCAGTGTCGAGCTCGCCGGGGTCAACATGAGACTCGACAAGGGCGTCATCCGTGAGCTTCACTGGCACAAGGAGGCCGAGTGGGCCTACGTGCTGGACGGCGAGGTGCGCGTCACTGCTCTCGACTACGAGGGCGGCAACTTCATCGACGACCTGAAGAAGGGTGACCTGTGGTACTTCCCCAGCGGCGTGCCTCACTCTCTGCAGGGTCTCGGTGAGAACGGAACCGAGTTCCTCATCATTTTCGATGACGGCAACTTTTCCGAGGAGTCGACCTTTATCCTGTCTGACTGGCTTG CTCACACCCCCAAGTCCGTCATCGCCGAAAACTTCCACCTCGCTCCTGAGCTCTTCGACCACCTCCCCGCCGGCGAGAAGTACATCTTCCAGGGCTCTGTGCCCGGCTCCATCGAGGACGAGGCgcccaagggcaagaacGTCAAGAAGTCCAACTACCAGTTCACCCACAAGATGCTGGACCAGGAGCCCAAGAAGACGTCCGGTGGTGAGGTGCGCATCACTGACTCCAAGAACttccccatctccaagacCGTGGCTGCTGCCCACGCCGTCATCGAGCCCGGCGCGATCCGCGAGATGCACTGGCACCCCAACGCCGACGAGTGgtccttcttcatcagcgGCCGCGCCCGTGTCACCATCTTCGCCTCCGAGGGTACCGCCCGTACCTTTGACTACGTCGCCGGTGACGTCGGCATCGTCCCCCGCAACATGGGCCACTTTGTCCAGAACATTGGCGACGAGCCCGTTGAGATGCTCGAGATCTTCCGCGCCGACGAGTTCCGCgacttctccctcttccagTGGATGGGCGAGACTCCTCAGCGACTTGTCCTGGACCACCTCTTTGCCGACGACAAGGAGGCCGGTGAGAAGTTCTGGGAGCAGGTTAAGGacgccaagaaggacgagatTACGAAATAA
- a CDS encoding sulfate permease family domain-containing protein → MERVSKGLSKAKEDVVTSYRTDANYNRVKRWAGPIARRIPSAAAEYLIEKVPIIQWLPRYDPKWLLNDFLAGITVGVMFVPQGISYAKIATIPVVHGLYSAWIPSLLYLFMGTSKEVSSGPTSVLGLLTAEAVSSLPDEDPATVASAVAFMVGVYALIVGALKLGFLLDFVSGPVLTGWISAVALVILLGQVGSLVGLTVGSTTVEIIRGVLGHLDKIQGMTACIGLTGIAMLLVFEHVGKTIGKKNKWVKFVCTSRAAVVLVIYTLISWGVNKNRAEPDYMWAVTEIKSNGLQKAKSHDTALLAKVAGRAVAPFIAMSIEHLGVGKAFGLRNGYDIDRSQELVFLGTANMVASIQGSMASGGAMSRTAVSSEAGSRSPLNFIFTSGFVLLTLYELAPALYWIPKATLAAIIIMAVAHLVSPPKLFYRYWRISFIDFVGSMLGFWVTLFTSTEIGLAVSVGFSLVYTLLRLAFPRLVKVSHSQTENNHWTLSKSRPNDSELDVPPEAYLVRFTSDLLFPNAERLKNSIVEDIKVRYAATTEMVEAAEKNRMWNDSTKRRITKIRHREQISPIETDHYPLRYIVLDFGMISFIDTTGVLLLIELKMTLRKYLGKDLQFRFVNMAPQVLERFTRSEWEFAREGEERTGNEDVIYSSFEVALLHRDGDEKDEKVEFVEKTLDV, encoded by the exons ATGGAGAGAGTATCCAAGGGCCTTTCAAAGGCTAAGGAAGATGTTGTCACAAGTTATCGTACGGATGCCAACTACAACAGGGTCAAGCGCTGGGCTGGCCCTATTGCTCGCCGCATCCCATCTGCCGCGGCTGAGTACCTCATCGAAAAGGTTCCCATTATCCAATGGCTGCCAAGGTACGATCCCAAATGGCTGCTGAACGACTTCCTTGCCGGCATCACTGTCGGTGTCATGTTTGTGCCCCAGGGCATCTCCTACGCCAAGATTGCCACCATTCCAGTCGTTCACGGTCTGTACTCCGCCTGGATTCCATCTTTGCTCTACCTCTTTATGGGTACTTCAAAAG AGGTGTCTTCTGGTCCAACATCGGTTCTTGGTCTCCTCACCGCCGAGGCGGTATCTTCCCTTCCAGATGAAGACCCAGCCACTGTTGCTTCCGCCGTGGCCTTTATGGTTGGCGTCTACGCTCTCATTGTTGGTGCTCTCAAGCTCGGTTTCCTCCTCGATTTCGTCAGTGGCCCCGTCTTGACTGGCTGGATTTCGGCCGTTGCCTTGGTCATCTTGCTTGGACAAGTCGGCTCGCTCGTCGGTCTAACGGTCGGCTCTACAACTGTCGAGATCATCCGCGGTGTCCTCGGTCATCTTGATAAGATCCAGGGAATGACTGCCTGCATTGGTTTGACTGGTATTGCGATGCTCCTTGTCTTCGAGCACGTTGGCAAGACTAtcggcaagaagaacaagtgGGTCAAGTTTGTCTGCACCAGTCGAGCAGCAGTTGTTCTTGTCATCTACACCTTGATCTCCTGGGGCGTTAACAAGAATCGAGCTGAGCCTGATTATATGTGGGCTGTGACCGAGATCAAGTCCAACGGTCTCCAAAAGGCCAAGTCTCATGACACTGCCCTTCTCGCCAAGGTGGCTGGTCGCGCTGTTGCCCCGTTcatcgccatgtccatcGAACATTTGGGTGTTGGAAAAGCCTTTGGACTGCGAAATGGATATGACATTGACCGCTCTCAAGAACTGGTGTTCCTTGGAACTGCCAACATGGTTGCTAGTATTCAAGGCTCGATGGCTTCTGGAGGCGCCATGAGCCGTACAGCTGTTTCTAGCGAGGCCGGTTCTAGGTCTCcgctcaacttcatctttaCTTCCGGATTTGTTCTCTTGACTCTCTACGAGCTTGCCCCCGCGCTGTACTGGATTCCCAAGGCCACCCTTGCCGCTATTATC ATCATGGCTGTCGCTCATCTCGTCTCTCCCCCCAAGCTCTTTTACCGATACTGGAGAATCAGCTTCATCGACTTTGTTGGTTCCATGCTAGGATTCTGGGTGACACTCTTCACCTCCACTGAGATTGGTCTAGCCGTGTCTGTTGGTTTCAGCTTGGTATACACCCTTCTCAGACTTGCTTTCCCACGACTTGTCAAGGTTTCCCACTCGCAGACTGAGAACAACCACTGGACGCTCTCAAAGAGCCGCCCCAATGACTCGGAGCTTGATGTTCCCCCTGAGGCATACCTCGTCAGATTTACCAGTGACCTTTTGTTCCCCAACGCCGAGCGTCTCAAGAACTCAATTGTCGAAGACATCAAGGTTCGCTACGCAGCCACCACAGAAATGGTAGAGGCCGCCGAGAAGAACCGAATGTGGAACGACTCAACCAAACGCCGAATTACAAAGATCCGCCACCGCGAACAAATCTCGCCCATTGAAACCGACCACTATCCTCTGCGCTACATTGTACTTGATTTTGGAATGATTTCATTTATTGATACAACTGGTGTTCTACTCCTCATTGAATTGAAAATGACTCTACGCAAGTACTTGGGCAAGGATTTGCAGTTCCGCTTTGTCAACATGGCTCCTCAGGTGCTTGAAAGATTCACTCGATCAGAGTGGGAGTTTGCTCGcgaaggtgaagagagaacCGGAAATGAAGACGTCATCTACTCCTCTTTCGAAGTTGCTCTTTTGCACCGCGATGGAGACGAGAAAGATGAGAAGGTTGAGTTTGTGGAGAAGACTTTGGACGTGTAA